Proteins encoded within one genomic window of Polyangium spumosum:
- a CDS encoding cytochrome c3 family protein — MVAAFVLAPLGTAAAGGLWYYGTNKHVEVGYTPTQPVDYSHKLHAGDLGIDCRYCHTAVDKSAQASVPPTETCMNCHSKVKTDSQKLLPVRESYATGNPIPWVRVHNLADYAYFNHQAHATAGVACQSCHGRVDQMIKVSQAQPLSMGWCLDCHRNPEPHLRDPKDITKMVDETVPASVANLAAPPSQRKVSPPVHCSGCHR, encoded by the coding sequence ATGGTAGCCGCCTTCGTACTTGCTCCGCTTGGCACCGCGGCTGCCGGCGGCCTCTGGTACTACGGTACCAACAAGCACGTCGAAGTTGGCTACACCCCCACGCAACCGGTGGACTACAGCCACAAGCTTCATGCCGGCGATCTCGGCATCGACTGCCGTTACTGTCATACGGCCGTCGACAAGAGCGCCCAAGCGTCCGTCCCTCCCACCGAGACGTGCATGAACTGCCACTCGAAGGTGAAGACGGATAGTCAAAAGCTCCTCCCCGTGCGGGAGAGCTACGCGACGGGGAACCCCATCCCCTGGGTGCGCGTCCACAACCTGGCGGACTACGCGTACTTCAACCACCAGGCCCACGCGACCGCGGGGGTGGCTTGCCAGAGCTGCCACGGGCGCGTCGACCAGATGATCAAGGTGAGTCAGGCCCAGCCGCTCTCGATGGGCTGGTGTCTCGACTGTCATCGGAACCCGGAGCCTCACCTCCGCGATCCGAAGGACATCACCAAGATGGTCGACGAGACCGTGCCGGCGAGCGTCGCGAACCTCGCGGCGCCGCCGTCTCAGCGCAAGGTCTCGCCTCCCGTTCATTGCTCGGGGTGCCACCGATGA